One part of the Bicyclus anynana chromosome 8, ilBicAnyn1.1, whole genome shotgun sequence genome encodes these proteins:
- the LOC112052680 gene encoding transcription initiation protein SPT3 homolog, whose protein sequence is MVSYFTIDATGENTNFQKEISNMMHGFGDNPNPNAATVVLVEDIVLQQLRSMIQEALNYSMLKGTNVISNHEIIYLMRKNPVKLKRLQNYQIKMDHIDNTRNPTAANPSTTSILTGIVLEEEKESKKKRTHIDVIKDLDEMDEVSLVKFDAIDYLRKVRAAKITESMSFEKYEAYHKARCSSFRSGYGLSKGFVKLESWINPTKELKITQLALEVLCFLAYETVAEIVDAVFLIRQDSKKKSGDPFSKFEGGYFCNPQSLNNAVYIKSGYEGVPAITVAEVREVLRRYFTPTTGINGLFHRNMSNDLPVRFIAI, encoded by the coding sequence ATGGTATCATATTTTACTATAGATGCTACAGGTGagaatacaaactttcaaaaagAAATCTCGAATATGATGCACGGTTTTGGCGACAATCCTAACCCGAACGCTGCTACAGTGGTGCTAGTAGAAGACATTGTCCTTCAGCAACTCAGATCAATGATCCAAGAAGCTTTGAACTACTCAATGCTCAAAGGCACGAATGTAATATCAaatcatgaaattatttatttaatgagaaAGAACCCggttaaattaaaaagactACAAAATTATCAGATAAAAATGGATCATATTGACAACACACGTAATCCAACTGCTGCAAATCCgtctactacgagtatattaacaGGAATCGTTTTAGAAGAGGAGAAGGAGAGTAAAAAGAAGCGAACGCACATTGATGTAATAAAAGATTTGGATGAAATGGATGAAGTAAGTTTAGTCAAGTTTGATGCTATAGATTATTTAAGGAAGGTTAGAGCTGCTAAGATAACAGAGTCTATGTCGTTTGAGAAATATGAGGCTTATCACAAAGCAAGATGCAGTTCATTCCGTTCGGGCTATGGTCTAAGTAAAGGATTTGTGAAGTTAGAGAGTTGGATTAATCCTACAAAGGAGTTGAAAATAACACAATTGGCGTTAGAAGTATTATGTTTTCTTGCATATGAAACAGTTGCGGAAATAGTTGACGCTGTATTTTTAATACGGCAAGACAGTAAAAAGAAAAGTGGTGATCCCTTTAGTAAGTTTGAAGGTGGTTACTTCTGTAACCCGCAGAGTTTGAACAATGCTGTGTACATAAAATCTGGATATGAAGGCGTACCGGCCATTACTGTGGCTGAAGTTAGAGAAGTGTTGCGAAGATATTTTACACCTACTACAGGAATCAATGGCCTGTTTCATAGAAATATGAGCAATGATTTGCCTGTTAGATTTATTGCTATATAA